Proteins from one Natrinema salinisoli genomic window:
- a CDS encoding RNA-guided endonuclease InsQ/TnpB family protein yields MVTTAVTTTFHNPSRERRKEWQRATHLYRDTKQFCIDGWEADEFGISVTTASIDNSLYSAIQNQAIREAKSDYKKDGIVEYHASQPFAVNNQNWEIDRTESGSVVVGFPCISGWWYTPIDVYDNIADDVAQLVDGEADKSRLQVYRRSDDWYCTFTVEYDGETGDETAIGVDIGHNHLLAADAESGESMLLSGREAKYVRRKYRSLRESLQQASALRARNRVGNKEKRRIRDLNHNASRRLIDWAQQFENPVLKIEDLDGIREGSDWRGVHSWHFHQLQEFIICKVEQAGIRVKEVDPFKTSQRCSACGAEGTRDGDRFACPECGRGRHADLNAAENIRQREGEPCTA; encoded by the coding sequence GTGGTCACGACGGCCGTCACCACGACGTTCCACAACCCATCCCGAGAGCGCCGCAAGGAGTGGCAACGCGCCACCCACCTGTACCGTGATACGAAGCAATTCTGCATCGACGGGTGGGAGGCCGACGAGTTTGGCATCAGCGTGACCACGGCCAGCATCGACAACTCGCTCTACTCGGCCATTCAGAATCAGGCCATCCGCGAAGCCAAGTCCGACTACAAGAAAGACGGTATCGTGGAATACCACGCCAGCCAGCCGTTCGCGGTCAACAACCAGAACTGGGAGATTGACCGAACCGAGAGCGGGTCGGTCGTCGTCGGATTTCCCTGTATCTCGGGGTGGTGGTATACCCCTATTGACGTGTACGATAATATAGCCGACGACGTTGCTCAACTCGTGGACGGCGAGGCCGACAAGTCCCGGTTGCAGGTGTACCGCCGTAGCGACGACTGGTACTGTACGTTCACCGTCGAATACGACGGCGAGACGGGTGACGAGACGGCAATCGGGGTGGACATCGGCCATAATCACCTGCTGGCGGCGGATGCCGAGAGCGGCGAGTCAATGCTGCTATCCGGTCGTGAGGCGAAATACGTCCGGCGCAAATATCGTTCCCTGCGCGAGTCGCTTCAACAAGCGAGTGCGCTTCGCGCACGTAACCGTGTGGGTAACAAAGAAAAGCGCCGGATTCGTGACCTCAACCACAACGCCTCCCGTCGTCTCATCGACTGGGCACAACAGTTCGAGAATCCCGTGCTGAAAATCGAGGACTTGGATGGCATCAGAGAAGGGAGCGACTGGCGTGGCGTCCACTCGTGGCACTTCCACCAGTTGCAGGAGTTCATCATCTGCAAAGTCGAGCAAGCCGGGATTCGTGTCAAAGAAGTTGACCCGTTCAAGACGAGTCAACGCTGTTCGGCCTGCGGTGCCGAGGGCACACGAGACGGCGATCGCTTCGCGTGTCCCGAGTGTGGTCGAGGACGGCACGCAGACCTGAACGCCGCCGAGAACATCCGTCAACGGGAGGGAGAACCATGCACGGCCTAA
- a CDS encoding DUF7115 domain-containing protein, translating into MSVPGIVHSALDGEEIAARVSLGSDDELFITPTRTIVYRADGLLSDESAKEFPHDADRLTISEGRRKTKFTLEYALDGERSFTVPSGKTDDVLHPVLAGVLNGNDITDAGETVVKTYRFSELTLIITSDRLVKHIGGAVWDGDYEEYHFGDVTNLSFEDGSVATQIVLVANGRPQRIKAPNEEANDLRERLQRALFDYHDVGSLEELNEAIGDEDEETTSNEGSVDFGGGVDPLDADPPEPDDRDVIDEGTAEAERSGSTDPLADAGADVGASAEPTTDSLGSESQRSQSATPGESTPNDRTVDRDSETKPPEAETGSIFEDAVETDTSAAEAAIEAANSDSGTATPKTDPELLERIETLEVAVERQTEVIEQQQETIEQLIAELRQGR; encoded by the coding sequence ATGAGCGTTCCCGGTATCGTCCACTCTGCCCTCGATGGCGAGGAGATCGCGGCGCGCGTCTCTCTTGGCAGCGACGACGAGCTCTTCATCACCCCCACGAGGACGATCGTGTACCGCGCTGACGGCCTCCTGAGCGACGAATCGGCAAAGGAATTCCCCCACGATGCCGACCGGCTGACCATCTCCGAAGGTCGGCGCAAGACCAAGTTCACCCTCGAGTACGCCCTCGACGGCGAACGGTCGTTTACCGTGCCGTCGGGGAAGACCGACGACGTGCTCCACCCGGTCCTCGCGGGCGTGTTGAACGGCAATGACATCACCGACGCCGGCGAGACGGTCGTCAAGACGTATCGCTTCAGCGAACTCACCCTGATCATCACGAGCGACCGGCTCGTCAAACACATCGGCGGCGCGGTCTGGGACGGCGACTACGAGGAGTACCACTTCGGAGACGTGACCAACCTCTCGTTCGAGGACGGCAGCGTCGCCACCCAGATCGTGCTGGTGGCCAACGGCCGCCCCCAGCGGATCAAGGCGCCGAACGAGGAAGCGAACGATCTCCGCGAACGCCTCCAGCGGGCGCTGTTCGACTATCACGACGTCGGTTCGCTCGAGGAACTCAACGAAGCGATCGGCGACGAGGACGAGGAGACGACCAGTAACGAGGGGTCGGTCGACTTCGGCGGCGGCGTGGATCCGCTCGATGCCGACCCGCCCGAGCCCGACGATCGCGATGTAATCGACGAGGGGACGGCCGAGGCGGAGCGGTCCGGATCGACGGACCCGCTCGCCGACGCGGGAGCTGACGTCGGTGCGAGCGCGGAGCCGACGACGGATTCCCTCGGGAGCGAGAGTCAGCGATCACAGTCGGCGACGCCGGGAGAATCGACCCCGAACGACCGGACTGTCGACCGCGATTCCGAGACGAAACCCCCGGAGGCGGAGACCGGCTCGATCTTCGAGGACGCAGTCGAGACGGACACCTCGGCTGCCGAGGCCGCGATCGAAGCGGCGAACAGCGACTCCGGGACAGCCACACCGAAAACCGATCCCGAACTCCTCGAGCGCATCGAGACGCTCGAAGTCGCCGTCGAGCGCCAGACGGAGGTTATCGAGCAACAACAGGAGACGATCGAGCAGTTGATCGCGGAACTCCGGCAGGGCCGGTAA
- a CDS encoding DUF5830 family protein: MNRDGGQTENDSEEGVDPTLEADDDRVELGLALLARLEHESLPLADAVDRIETVTTDPTVTRTILDEAELRGLIDRDDGIIRPKSRQYVRFEQDVITKEGEFTCRRCGSGLSTGHFIDLEAGELGPFGSSCIRKVTGRE; this comes from the coding sequence ATGAATCGCGACGGAGGCCAGACCGAGAACGACAGCGAGGAGGGCGTCGACCCGACTCTCGAGGCGGACGACGACCGCGTCGAACTCGGTCTGGCACTGCTCGCCCGGCTCGAGCACGAATCGCTCCCGCTCGCCGATGCCGTCGACCGAATCGAGACGGTCACGACCGATCCGACGGTGACGCGAACGATCCTCGACGAGGCCGAACTCCGCGGACTAATCGATCGTGACGATGGCATTATCCGTCCGAAGAGCCGGCAGTACGTCCGTTTCGAGCAGGACGTCATCACGAAGGAGGGAGAGTTCACCTGTCGACGCTGTGGCTCCGGCCTCTCGACCGGCCACTTCATCGATCTCGAGGCCGGCGAACTCGGTCCCTTCGGCTCCTCGTGTATCCGAAAAGTGACTGGACGGGAGTAG
- a CDS encoding transcription initiation factor IIB, with protein sequence MTQTIVDTADGGSTRNREREPTPERRESECPECAGSIRHDEEHGERTCSDCGLVLDSDAIDYGPEWRSFDHDADDRTRVGAPVSPLRHDKGLSTTIGWQDEDAYGNRLSGRKREQLKRLRTWNERFTSKNAAERNLKQAFGEIERMASALGLPDPCRETAGVLYRRAVEESLLPGRSIEAMATACLYAAARQHGTPRTLVAFASVSRVDKLPIQRAYRYLASELGLQIEPADPIHYLPQYASALEVSDDTEHLAREILEAAKARDLHSGRSPAGLAASAIYGAARLTNDGLTQETVGEETGVSSVTVRNRYRELLDAYGEARDG encoded by the coding sequence ATGACTCAGACGATCGTCGATACGGCTGACGGGGGATCGACCCGCAACCGCGAGCGCGAGCCCACTCCCGAGCGGCGGGAGTCGGAATGTCCGGAATGTGCCGGATCGATCCGCCACGACGAGGAACACGGCGAGCGAACGTGTTCTGACTGCGGGCTCGTCCTCGATTCCGACGCGATCGATTACGGCCCGGAGTGGCGAAGCTTCGACCACGACGCCGACGACCGAACCCGGGTCGGCGCACCGGTCTCGCCGCTCAGACACGACAAGGGTCTCAGTACGACGATCGGCTGGCAGGACGAGGACGCGTACGGCAACCGTCTTTCGGGGCGAAAGCGCGAACAGCTCAAGCGATTGCGGACGTGGAACGAGCGATTCACCTCGAAGAACGCCGCGGAGCGGAACCTGAAACAGGCCTTCGGCGAGATCGAGCGCATGGCGTCCGCGCTCGGACTGCCGGATCCGTGTCGGGAAACCGCCGGCGTGCTGTACCGGCGCGCCGTCGAAGAGAGCTTGCTCCCTGGACGATCGATCGAGGCGATGGCGACGGCCTGCCTCTACGCGGCCGCTCGACAGCACGGAACGCCGCGCACGCTGGTCGCGTTCGCCTCGGTGAGTCGCGTCGATAAACTCCCGATCCAGCGGGCCTATCGCTACCTCGCCAGCGAACTCGGGTTGCAAATCGAGCCCGCCGACCCGATTCACTACCTTCCGCAGTACGCGTCCGCGCTCGAGGTCAGCGACGATACCGAACATCTCGCCCGAGAGATCCTCGAGGCGGCCAAAGCGCGAGACCTCCACAGCGGGCGGAGCCCCGCGGGGCTCGCTGCGTCGGCGATTTACGGGGCCGCTCGGCTCACCAACGACGGACTGACGCAGGAAACGGTCGGCGAGGAAACGGGCGTGAGTTCGGTCACGGTTCGGAACCGGTATCGGGAACTGCTCGACGCGTACGGCGAGGCTCGTGACGGATGA
- a CDS encoding MarR family transcriptional regulator has translation MTFRRALERRVLDALVDDPSYVVDLAAEVKDHPITVEQACERLQADGAIRSIGGRRYEITASGRRQLADVGPATSGSDVRTETESRT, from the coding sequence ATGACGTTCCGGAGAGCCCTCGAGAGACGCGTCCTCGACGCACTGGTCGACGATCCGTCCTACGTCGTCGATCTCGCCGCGGAGGTAAAGGATCATCCGATCACGGTCGAGCAGGCGTGTGAGCGCCTGCAGGCGGACGGTGCTATTCGTTCTATCGGAGGCCGGCGGTACGAGATCACCGCGTCAGGTCGCCGACAGTTGGCCGACGTGGGGCCGGCCACCAGCGGATCGGACGTTCGAACGGAGACGGAAAGTCGGACGTAA
- a CDS encoding multicopper oxidase domain-containing protein, which produces MSDRIGAPGLGLSRREFVAATGGVAALTGLSGCMSQGATQESVSANSSEESTGSSGPDLPWTSSPEVVQVDEQGGSVTLQSVTAQHAVHPMDSMGGPVELPQVWAFKADDGKPSVPGPILRTTEGNDMEVTLDNTGNDHPHTLHFHGAKKTWKNDGVPTTTGVRVDPGEKHTYTIPANVPGTHLYHCHYQTHRHIDMGMYGIFRVDPKGYEPADKEYFFTLKDWDSRVNRQLAGEDVDYSARNRNPDVFTINGKSLPRTLHPEEGSPIIVDHGDTVRLHMVNAGYMSHPMHTHNHRFRLVEKDGGQIPDAAQYEQDITNIAPAERHTIEFEADADPGIYLMHCHKVDHAMNGDSYPGGMVNGIVYRDAMDTDIFANLMEYAGYEG; this is translated from the coding sequence ATGAGCGATCGAATCGGCGCGCCCGGACTGGGGCTATCGCGACGCGAATTCGTTGCTGCGACAGGCGGCGTGGCCGCACTGACCGGACTCTCCGGCTGCATGAGCCAGGGAGCCACGCAAGAGTCCGTGTCGGCGAACTCGAGCGAGGAGTCCACCGGCTCGTCCGGACCCGATCTTCCGTGGACGAGTTCGCCGGAGGTCGTGCAGGTAGACGAGCAAGGCGGCAGCGTGACGCTACAGTCCGTGACTGCCCAGCACGCCGTCCACCCGATGGATTCGATGGGCGGCCCGGTGGAACTCCCGCAGGTCTGGGCGTTCAAGGCCGACGACGGGAAGCCGAGCGTGCCGGGGCCGATCCTCCGAACGACGGAGGGCAACGACATGGAAGTGACACTCGACAACACGGGTAACGACCACCCGCACACGCTCCACTTCCACGGCGCGAAGAAGACCTGGAAGAACGACGGGGTGCCGACGACGACCGGCGTTCGGGTCGACCCGGGCGAGAAACACACCTACACTATCCCCGCAAACGTCCCGGGAACCCACCTCTACCACTGCCACTATCAGACCCATCGCCACATCGATATGGGGATGTACGGCATCTTCCGCGTCGATCCGAAGGGGTACGAACCCGCGGACAAGGAGTACTTCTTCACGCTGAAGGACTGGGACTCGCGCGTGAACCGCCAGTTGGCCGGCGAGGACGTCGACTACAGTGCACGCAATCGCAACCCCGACGTGTTCACGATCAACGGCAAGAGCCTCCCGCGGACGCTCCACCCCGAGGAAGGCTCGCCGATCATCGTCGACCACGGCGACACCGTCCGCCTCCACATGGTCAACGCGGGCTACATGTCCCACCCGATGCACACGCACAATCACCGGTTCCGTCTCGTGGAGAAAGACGGCGGGCAGATACCCGACGCGGCCCAGTACGAGCAGGACATCACCAATATCGCGCCCGCGGAACGCCACACGATCGAGTTCGAGGCCGACGCCGATCCCGGCATCTACCTCATGCACTGCCACAAGGTCGACCACGCCATGAACGGCGATTCCTACCCCGGCGGGATGGTCAACGGAATCGTCTACCGCGACGCGATGGATACCGACATCTTCGCGAACCTCATGGAGTACGCGGGCTACGAGGGGTAA
- a CDS encoding cupin domain-containing protein — MPDVTSLESLEKAPHAEVFDEQSPRTVRLQLAADERVPKHRHPESNVVLHVLSGAVELTLGDDVYDLEPGDLVQFDGDQDVSPYAVDDSTALVVFAPKDES; from the coding sequence ATGCCCGACGTCACGTCGCTCGAGTCCCTCGAGAAAGCGCCTCACGCAGAGGTATTCGACGAACAGTCCCCGCGAACCGTTCGCCTGCAACTCGCTGCGGACGAGCGCGTTCCCAAACACCGCCATCCGGAATCGAACGTCGTCTTGCACGTCCTCAGCGGTGCCGTCGAACTCACGCTCGGTGACGACGTATACGACCTCGAGCCGGGCGATCTCGTCCAGTTCGACGGCGATCAGGACGTGTCACCCTACGCGGTCGACGACAGTACGGCGCTGGTCGTCTTCGCGCCGAAAGACGAGTCGTAG
- a CDS encoding uracil-DNA glycosylase family protein: MKNVTDRTSNPFGLRPPFDRSDPEDRTAVFGYGDANADFHVVGDFPGVHGGETTGVPFTETEDGLAIQEILRETGFASGPRDEPVLENCFCSYVHMCSLPEGEVPTETDYADLERFFDAELRAINAHILLPVGARPTDHVLREYTTQRHRFELDMASLHARDIRGRGFMVVPIQEPVEWVDGDREAIVSKLEAILASDYRQTKGVATTVG, encoded by the coding sequence GTGAAAAACGTCACCGATAGGACGAGCAACCCGTTCGGACTCCGACCACCCTTCGACAGGTCCGACCCCGAGGACCGGACGGCCGTCTTCGGCTACGGTGACGCCAACGCCGACTTCCACGTCGTCGGCGACTTCCCCGGCGTCCACGGCGGCGAAACGACCGGCGTCCCCTTCACCGAGACCGAAGACGGACTCGCGATCCAGGAAATCCTCCGCGAGACCGGCTTCGCGAGCGGCCCGCGAGACGAACCCGTCCTCGAGAACTGCTTCTGCAGCTACGTCCACATGTGTAGCCTCCCGGAGGGGGAGGTACCGACGGAGACGGATTACGCCGACCTCGAGCGCTTCTTCGACGCCGAGCTTCGCGCGATCAACGCCCACATCCTCCTCCCTGTCGGTGCCCGCCCGACCGACCACGTCCTCCGGGAGTATACGACCCAGCGCCACCGATTCGAGCTCGACATGGCGTCGCTGCACGCTCGCGACATTCGCGGACGCGGCTTCATGGTCGTCCCGATCCAGGAGCCGGTCGAGTGGGTCGACGGCGACCGCGAGGCGATCGTCTCGAAACTCGAGGCGATACTGGCGAGCGATTACCGCCAGACGAAAGGCGTCGCGACGACGGTCGGCTGA
- a CDS encoding metal-dependent hydrolase, translating to MYQVGHYGGALLAYAPLGTVVSLGGHAEVALVGGLVCVALATLPDYDHRLPLIDHRGPTHTIAFALLVSAGLAALTAVLVDAFSAFADAGFVSFGFLVGLVSIGSHLIVDALTPMGIRPFWPVSRRRYSLDVTTAANPIANYALLGLGVGAALAGTAIAVSVG from the coding sequence ATGTACCAGGTGGGACACTACGGCGGTGCATTGCTGGCGTACGCGCCGCTCGGCACCGTCGTCTCGCTGGGGGGTCACGCGGAGGTCGCGCTGGTCGGCGGTCTGGTCTGTGTCGCACTCGCGACGCTTCCCGACTACGATCATCGACTTCCGCTGATCGACCATCGCGGCCCCACGCACACGATCGCGTTCGCGCTGCTCGTGAGTGCCGGACTCGCCGCGCTGACCGCCGTCCTCGTCGATGCGTTCTCGGCGTTTGCCGACGCCGGATTCGTCTCCTTCGGGTTTCTCGTCGGACTCGTCTCGATCGGTTCTCACCTCATCGTCGACGCTCTGACGCCGATGGGGATTCGTCCGTTCTGGCCGGTTTCCCGCCGTCGGTACTCGCTGGACGTCACGACCGCCGCGAACCCGATCGCCAACTACGCGCTGTTGGGACTCGGCGTTGGTGCCGCACTCGCCGGGACCGCTATCGCCGTCTCTGTTGGCTAA
- a CDS encoding cytochrome oxidase assembly protein codes for MSYDTHTPDSRLRSAIDRFGFPHVVTATLVLVAATILLGIAAKATGSGLACEANWPQCDAGPYNLFPGSLPSFYEWFHRFVAMFAGFAIIGSALAAWRLPDVDRRVTGLLVLGMALTPVQVALGRETVQQYTINILSLHFWTAVVIFTLFLVATVLVWESRLTGSHVTGALAIGIVALPAHVVLSPVVGSAISSYSPTMQMTQYGVTLTLLGAAVVAMMIGRRRFTGRSVVPLLAAPPLVIVVLFIGRQAVNPALEVPYLIAAAVLFVTFVAGLVLTRGDTGATNASDALSR; via the coding sequence GTGTCGTACGATACTCACACGCCCGACTCGAGACTTCGATCGGCGATCGACCGGTTCGGCTTTCCGCACGTGGTGACCGCGACGCTCGTGCTGGTCGCGGCGACGATTCTGCTGGGGATCGCGGCGAAGGCGACCGGCTCAGGGCTCGCCTGCGAGGCCAACTGGCCCCAGTGTGACGCCGGTCCCTACAACCTGTTCCCGGGGAGCCTGCCGAGTTTCTACGAGTGGTTCCACCGGTTCGTCGCGATGTTCGCCGGCTTCGCCATCATCGGCTCCGCGCTCGCGGCGTGGCGGCTCCCCGACGTCGACCGGCGCGTGACCGGCCTGCTCGTCCTCGGGATGGCCCTGACGCCGGTACAGGTCGCACTCGGCCGCGAAACCGTCCAGCAGTACACGATAAACATCCTCTCGTTGCACTTCTGGACCGCCGTCGTGATCTTCACGCTGTTCCTCGTCGCGACCGTCCTGGTCTGGGAATCGCGGCTGACGGGGTCCCACGTCACCGGTGCGCTCGCGATCGGTATCGTGGCGCTCCCCGCACACGTCGTGCTCAGCCCCGTCGTCGGGTCGGCGATCTCCTCGTACTCGCCGACGATGCAGATGACCCAGTACGGCGTGACCCTCACACTATTGGGCGCAGCCGTCGTTGCGATGATGATCGGTCGCCGCCGCTTCACCGGCCGCTCCGTCGTCCCGCTGCTGGCGGCACCCCCGCTCGTGATCGTCGTCCTCTTCATCGGCCGACAGGCGGTCAATCCGGCCCTCGAGGTTCCCTATCTGATCGCCGCCGCCGTGCTCTTCGTCACCTTCGTGGCGGGACTCGTGCTCACTCGCGGCGACACCGGTGCGACGAACGCGTCCGACGCGCTCTCGCGGTAG
- a CDS encoding MBL fold metallo-hydrolase has product MRASYQNANIHGGNESTLLRFTTEDGTQACILVDAGDGVDLDSLLADDEYLTAVLLTHAHIDHYRTLARNVRHSAPIYATPATATVLEHALPEARKDNDLGDVSAALDALEPIDDWTSILHDLEVRPVSAGHTPGGAGFVIRFYDEDGGNELLNGERHVLITGDFTTRPCAGFPGLESNYPFDIDTVFLNVSTDDSYTTALNDSIQTILERAYAGSRVVVATSSLTGVQYATLLGHVTAALDRDLPITLVGQAAKLHNGLELDIPGIDTREVFDRPAAVLESGRVTICGPDTPTRGSASRLLGAIEDDPAGVFLQIATGSAETVSNVRCTTRYVELRNHPSAETIDEFVRDLAPRHVVVKHARGETLKRFQRRFDHCFTWGTNDEEIHRFYRDGEWLAPGWIAETTARQIRTSRRDLVQDRPFDADGTLPPVRRGPVDLDAEGIDLDPLENAFSSASKDPYAASDTDATPADIEATATPADTDVETAAADPAVNRGGRDGDGSVEAELLGRLEDIEAKLDSSEETVRARVLTDGDSEQFLRLLERANVDAGDVVEITISRPGTESE; this is encoded by the coding sequence ATGCGGGCATCATATCAAAACGCAAACATTCACGGAGGGAACGAGTCGACGCTCCTCCGATTTACGACCGAGGATGGAACGCAAGCCTGCATTCTCGTTGACGCCGGTGACGGCGTCGATCTCGATTCGTTGCTCGCGGACGACGAATATCTAACTGCAGTTCTTCTCACGCACGCACACATCGACCACTACCGGACACTCGCCAGAAACGTTCGACACAGCGCGCCAATCTATGCGACGCCGGCGACGGCAACCGTTCTCGAGCACGCACTGCCGGAGGCACGGAAGGACAACGACCTCGGCGACGTCTCCGCCGCTCTCGATGCACTCGAGCCGATCGACGACTGGACGTCGATCCTCCACGATCTCGAGGTGCGACCGGTCAGTGCCGGCCACACACCCGGTGGGGCAGGTTTCGTAATTCGCTTTTACGACGAGGACGGAGGGAATGAACTCCTGAACGGCGAACGGCACGTTCTGATAACGGGGGATTTCACGACGCGCCCCTGCGCGGGGTTTCCGGGACTGGAATCGAACTACCCGTTCGATATCGATACCGTGTTTCTGAACGTATCGACCGACGACTCCTATACAACTGCGCTCAACGATTCGATACAGACGATTCTCGAGCGGGCGTACGCCGGCTCCCGAGTCGTCGTCGCCACGAGCTCGTTGACCGGCGTTCAGTACGCGACGCTGTTGGGACACGTCACGGCGGCGCTGGATCGCGACCTTCCGATCACGCTCGTCGGACAGGCGGCCAAACTCCACAACGGACTCGAGTTGGATATTCCCGGTATCGACACGCGGGAAGTGTTCGACCGACCCGCGGCAGTACTCGAGAGCGGCCGCGTGACGATCTGCGGACCGGATACGCCGACGCGAGGAAGCGCGTCTCGACTCCTGGGTGCGATCGAGGACGACCCCGCCGGGGTCTTTCTCCAGATTGCGACTGGAAGCGCCGAGACGGTTTCGAACGTGCGCTGTACGACGCGGTACGTCGAACTCCGGAACCACCCCTCCGCGGAAACGATCGACGAGTTCGTCCGCGATCTCGCTCCGAGGCACGTCGTGGTCAAGCACGCGAGGGGAGAGACGCTCAAGCGATTCCAGCGTCGCTTCGATCACTGTTTCACGTGGGGGACGAACGACGAGGAGATCCACCGTTTCTACCGGGACGGAGAGTGGCTCGCTCCCGGATGGATCGCCGAGACCACTGCGAGGCAGATCCGAACGAGCCGACGGGACCTCGTCCAGGACCGGCCGTTCGATGCCGACGGCACGCTCCCGCCCGTTCGGCGGGGACCGGTCGACCTCGACGCGGAAGGCATCGATCTCGACCCGCTCGAGAACGCCTTTAGTAGCGCATCGAAAGACCCCTACGCGGCTTCGGATACGGATGCAACACCCGCGGATATCGAGGCTACGGCCACGCCCGCCGATACCGACGTAGAGACGGCAGCTGCCGATCCAGCGGTGAATCGGGGAGGACGTGACGGCGACGGGTCGGTCGAGGCGGAACTCCTCGGGCGGCTCGAGGATATCGAAGCGAAACTGGATTCCTCAGAGGAAACAGTTCGAGCGCGCGTCCTCACTGACGGGGACAGCGAGCAGTTCCTGCGGCTACTGGAACGGGCCAACGTCGACGCGGGAGACGTAGTCGAGATCACGATCTCTCGACCGGGAACCGAGTCCGAGTAG
- a CDS encoding M24 family metallopeptidase, with translation MDKRERLEAFLESHDLDSVWFARPNSFAWLTGGNSVIDREGDTGVAAVGYDGDGVTLVTNNIEADRIVAEELPDLESDEVSVEQFPWYASSLTDAIEDAVANEDQAVADVDVPGFERVDPTALRQPLTERDRERYRELGEQTASAVEAVCRELQSGDTEHEVASALRIALSARDIEAPVVLVGGSERAQQYRHYTPTEAELGDYALVSVTAQRAGLHASCTRTVAFDPPSWLAERHEAAARVEATALAATQAEATNERRGDGSDGTAGDVFAAIQNAYDAVGYEGEWEHHHQGGAAGFAGREWIATPDHDATVETPMAYAWNPTVQGAKSEDTVLVTDDELEILTATDRWPTTTVEAVDRELELERPEILDLEAE, from the coding sequence ATGGACAAACGCGAGCGACTCGAGGCCTTCCTCGAGTCCCACGATCTCGACTCGGTCTGGTTCGCTCGGCCGAACTCGTTTGCGTGGCTCACCGGCGGGAACAGCGTGATCGACCGCGAGGGCGATACCGGCGTCGCTGCAGTCGGGTACGACGGCGACGGCGTCACCCTCGTGACGAACAACATCGAAGCCGATCGCATCGTGGCCGAAGAGCTCCCGGACCTCGAGTCCGACGAGGTTTCCGTCGAGCAGTTTCCCTGGTACGCGTCGTCCCTGACGGATGCGATCGAGGACGCCGTCGCGAACGAGGACCAGGCCGTAGCGGACGTCGACGTCCCCGGCTTCGAACGCGTCGATCCGACCGCGCTTCGCCAACCGTTGACCGAGCGGGACCGAGAGCGGTATCGCGAACTCGGCGAGCAGACGGCATCGGCCGTCGAGGCTGTCTGCCGGGAGCTCCAATCGGGGGATACGGAACACGAAGTGGCGTCCGCCCTGCGGATCGCCCTCTCGGCGCGGGACATCGAAGCCCCCGTCGTGCTCGTCGGCGGGTCGGAACGCGCACAGCAGTACCGCCACTACACGCCGACCGAGGCCGAACTCGGCGACTACGCGCTCGTCTCCGTGACCGCCCAGCGGGCCGGGCTTCACGCGAGCTGTACTCGAACCGTCGCTTTCGATCCGCCGTCGTGGCTCGCTGAGCGCCACGAGGCCGCCGCTCGCGTCGAGGCGACGGCGCTAGCAGCGACCCAGGCGGAGGCGACGAACGAACGGCGTGGGGACGGGAGCGACGGCACCGCAGGCGACGTCTTCGCTGCCATTCAGAACGCCTACGACGCCGTCGGCTACGAAGGCGAGTGGGAGCACCACCATCAGGGCGGGGCCGCCGGCTTCGCCGGTCGGGAGTGGATCGCCACCCCAGATCACGATGCGACCGTCGAAACGCCGATGGCCTACGCGTGGAACCCGACGGTTCAGGGCGCGAAAAGCGAGGATACGGTCCTCGTCACCGACGACGAACTCGAGATTCTGACGGCGACGGACCGCTGGCCGACGACGACCGTCGAGGCGGTCGATCGGGAGCTCGAACTCGAGCGACCCGAGATCCTCGATCTCGAGGCGGAGTGA